The sequence CACTGCTGGACTTAGAGCAGGAAATGCTTGAAATTACGGAAAAAATGGGCGATGCTACGCCTGATGAGTTGGATTTGCTGCTGGAGCAAATGGGTGATATTCAGGAACAGCTGGATATCGGCGATTTCTATATGATCGATGTAAAAGTAGAGGATATGGGCAACGGACTGGGCCTCTCAGCTATAGGTTTGGATCGCGATGTCTCTACACTCAGTGGTGGACAACGGACTAAGGTTCTTCTAGCGAAGCTGCTGCTGGAGAAACCGACGGTACTGCTGCTCGATGAGCCTACCAACTATTTGGATGTGGAGCATATCGATTGGCTGACCAACTACTTGAGACAGTACCCGTACGCGTTCATGCTGATCTCCCATGATACTGAATTCATGAATAAAGTTGTGGATATCATTTATCATTTGGAGTTTACGAAGCTGACACGCTACTCAGCCAACTATGAGAAATTCTTGGAAATGGCAGGAATGAACAAATCCGCGCACATTGATGCTTATGAGAAGCAGCAGGAATTTATTAAAAAGCAAGAGGATTTCATTCAGCGCAATAAAGCGCGTCTATCCACTTCAAGCCGGGCGAAGAGCCGTGAGAAGCAATTGGATCGGATGGAGCGGATCGATCGTCCTGAGGAAGCAGCGAAGCCGACATTCCAGTTTAAGGAAAGCCGGGCTAGTGCCAAAGTGGTCTTCGAAGGCGTGGATTTCGAGATTGGATATGACCGTCCTTTGCTGCCGAAATTGAATATGACGATTGAACGCGGTGAGAAGATTGCCATCGTGGGCTGTAATGGTGTCGGTAAATCGACACTGCTGAAATCTATTCTGGGTGTACTTCCAGTTTACAGCGGTAAGACTTATCTCGGTGATTTACTGAATGCCTCTTACTTCGAACAAGAGGTTAAGGCAGCCAATATTACACCTATTGATGATGTCTGGAATGAATTCTCCAGTCTAACGCAGAATGAAGTGCGATCTCATCTGGCGCGTTGCGGACTGAAGAACGATCATATTACCCGTCCACTGAGCATGCTAAGTGGGGGAGAACAAGCTAAGGTTCGTCTATGTAAGCTGTTGATGCGTGAGAGCAACTGGGTTCTGTTTGATGAGCCGACGAATCACCTTGATATTGTGGCCAAGGCAGAGTTGAAGCGTGCGTTGAAGGAATATAAGGGCACGATTCTTCTAGTTTCCCATGAACCAGAATTTTATGAAGATTGGGTCACCAAAATTTGGGATGTTGAGCAGTGGTCACAACAGTCTGTATAAGTTAATCAGAATCCGGAGAGGAGCAGTTGATACTGCTGCTCTCCGGCTTTTACATATAGGGGGCCTCCAGAATGATCCATAATGAAGAAAGTAAAAAGGTAGCGCCTGCATCCGCAGAAGGACGGGATGGCCGCTATTCGCGGCAGGTTCGTTTTACACCGTTTGGTGCAGAAGGTCAACTTGGACTTGCGAGTTCCAGTGTGCTTGTAGTAGGCGCCGGTGCGCTGGGCACAGGAATTGCTGAAACATTGGCCCGTTGTGGTGTTGGGCGAATTATTATTGCTGACCGCGACTATGTGGAGTGGAGCAACTTGCAGCGTCAGCAGCTGTATACGGAGGAAGATGCTAGACAGCGCATGCCGAAGGCTGCTGCAGCCAAGGCAAGACTTCAGCAGATAAACTCAGATATAACGATAGAGTCCCATGTTCTGGATGTGCGTGCAGAGGAGCTTGAAAGCTTGCTGCCGGGAGTGGATCTCATTATGGATGGAACGGATAATTTTGATACCCGATTGATTATCAATGACATGGCGCAGAAGTACAACATCCCCTGGATTTATGGAGCCTGTGTAGGCAGCTATGGCATCACTTATACTATTCTTCCAGGTGAGACTCCCTGTCTGAATTGTCTGCTTGGTACGGTTCCGCTGGGTGGAGATACCTGTGACACGGTAGGCATTCTCCCGCAGGCTGTACAACTGGTTACGGCAAACGGTACAGCGGAGGCGCTTAAGCTGTTAGGTGGACGCAGGGAACAGTTGAGAGGCAAGCTGCTTACGTTCGACGTATGGCGTAATGAACATCAAGAGATCGGAGTAAGCGCTGCGAAGAAGGAGCATTGTCCTTCTTGCGGTAGCCAGCCTATTTATCCGTACCTTACTGCGGCCAATACGGAGCGGAGCGATGTGCTTTGCGGGAGGGATACTGTACAGATCCGTCCTGCTCGGCGTCAGCAGATCAATCTGGAGGAGACAGCCAGCCGTTTATCCCGGATCGAAAATGGTAAGGTAGACAGTAATCCCTATCTGGTATCCTTTAGAGAAGGCGACTATCGGATGGTAATTTTCGCCGATGGTAGGGCATTAATTCATGGAACCAGTGATATTGCGGCTGCACGCAGCTTTTATCACCGTTATTTTGGATAATTGGAATTGAGGAGGAGAACAGTATGAACAACGGAGCGATCAGACATATGGCTCTATTTACATTGAAATATTCGGTAGGTGCACTAGAGACCGAAGCTTTCCTGAAGGATGGGGCAGACATATTGAGCGCTATACCGGTTGTGCAGAATTTTGAGGTGCTGCGTCAAGTAAGTGCGAAGTGTGAATATGATTTTGGGTTTTCGATGGAATTCGAGAATCAGGAAGCTTATGAGACTTATAATAACTATCCTAGTCATCAGACTTTTGTGAAGGAACGTTGGGATACTGAGGTTGTGAAATTCCAAGAGATCGACTTAACTAAGTAATCCTTTAGAATGTCTTGTCTGCATCCGGGGAATCCTAGTTCTATCTGCGACGGCTTTGTCCGCGCAAGGCTGATCTGGATGCGGGGGATATCCGTGAATGAACGAATTGTATGGTACGTGTCTGAGCACCGAGAGGAAGAGCGTGTTGCTCTTGAACGGGTGTTGGAGGAGCTTGGACTGGAGGCAACAATGAGCGAAGATCCTGAGGATCTTCGCTCATTGTTATCCAGAGTAGAGCCTGTTTTACTGCTAACAGAGCTGTATGATGCTGGTAGATGGGAAGGATGGGACATCATATCCGCGATAAGAGAGGAAGGGGTAGTTCTGCCAGTCATAGTTATCTCCGACGATCGTTCCGGTGAAGGGGCTGTGGCGGCTTTTGAAGCGGGAGCTAATGATTATTTGGCAAAACCTGTACATCTAGGTGAATTCAAATGCAGAATTCTTAATGTATTAGGGCTCACCCGTCGAAGACAAGGACTGAATAATCTACTCAAAATCGATGGATTGATACTCGATCCTAGCCGCCGGCTCGTAAGCCGGGAGGGGAAAGAGATGATTATGACTCCCAAAGAATTCGATCTGCTCTATTATCTCGCAGCAAATCTCGGTGATGTATGTCCACGGAACGAAATATTGAGGCATGTATGGGGATATCACTTCCAAGCCGATACTAATGTTGTGGATGTCTATATCAGGCACCTTCGTCTTAAGGTGGATAAAGGCTACCGTAATAAGCTGATTCATACTGTACGCGGGACAGGGTATGTAATGAGGGCGCCAGTGAGCAGCGCCACATGCTGAACCCAAATCTCTAATATAGACATAACACTATGATTAAGAGCTGTTACAGAACGCGGCGGGCCTTCAGGTAGGTTCTTTTCCAGTTGCCAGAGTTGAGATCAGAGATTGTTACACCTGGAGATCCGTATGTGTGCAGGATTTTTCCGTTGCCAGCATAAACAGCTACGTGTGTTACATTTCTGCCGTTTGCTCTACTGCCACTAGAGAAAAACACCAGATCACCGACGCGAAGATTAGCTTTCGAGACAGCCGTCCCAACCTTTGATTGAGCTACTGAAGAACGGGGCAAATTAACGCCATATTTACTAAAAATATATTTCATGAACGAAGAGCAGTCGAAAGATCGGGTTGTTGAAGTAGATGCCCCAAATTCATAACGAACGCCCATATATTTTTTGCCAAGGTTAACGATGGCTTGTCCTGTTGAAGAAGTAACAGATGCTGCTGCAACGGGTGCTGTGCCAGCTCCAGTTGCCATCAGAGTACTCATTCCAATCGTGGTGCACATTCCTACTATAATTGCTTGTTTAAACCATTGGTGCTTTATCATGTTGTAATACCTCCCAGGTTTGTAAGTATGATTCTGTCTATCTTGCTAGCTTGCCTGATTCGTAGTATAGCAGGTTCTCTATGCCCTAAATATTGGTTAGTAGGCTCCAAATGCAGACTGAGCCTAGGTTGTAAGCGTTATATTAAAATTTCATTAAAAGTTACAAAAAATTAATATTTATATGATCGCCAACAAAATAAAACCGATAAATCCTTCAACAGCAAAGGATTACCGGTTTTTAGAATTTGAAACAAAGGTTACAACGATGTATCTAATTGAATATGTACTTAGTCTTTACTCTGAATAATAAGCAGCAATCCACTCTCAATGGTAACTGTACCTATTGGAGCTGCTAGCTTATTGCTTACCCCGAGCGATTGTCCAAGTTTCAGGGTGGCGTCTGTTAGTGGATATTGAAATCCTTGAAGTGTAATCCCCGTCACTTCTGGAGTTAAAGGCAGTAGCGAAACATAAGTATATCCCCGCTCTTCAACAAGGGCCTGTGAGCCAGTGAGTGTTACAAAGTTATGGGAGTCCATTACAGAGCAGCTAACCTGCCGCTGAAGTGCGCGTGTCATCATTTGAATGCTGGCTAGCGTATGGTCAATTCTTGTTCCTGTTACACCCAACATTAATATGGATTCAGGTTGGGTATTTAACGCCAGATCAAGCGCCATCTCACTATCTGTTAAATCTTTGTTTACTGCGTCGCAAGTAATGGTCTCTCTGCTTCCAGATTGAATCTTTTCAAACGTACCCGGCGGGATGGAGTCAAAATCACCAACTGAAATATCAGGTGTATATCCGTGGGTAATCAGGAACAGGGCTCCCCGATCCGCACCGATAATAAAATCTTCTTCATCTAATAGGGTCAAATACTCCGGAGACAGTTCTCCGCCTGCAAAAATAACGACTCGTTTGGACGGCATAACAATCCTCTCCTTTACTTAGATCTATAGTTTGTCATCCTGTCCAAGTATAATGCAGATCGAAAAGTTGTACAATTGACTTAGACAGCGCTAAAATGATTAGTGTAAGAAAGTTTTTGTAGAATATTGTAATCTTAATAGGGAAAAACGGCTTGGAGGTGAAAGAGATCGTAAGAGTGCTTTTTGTATGTCTCGGTAATATTTGCCGCTCGCCTATGGCTGAAGCTGTTCTGCGTCACAAAATTAGTGAACGCGATCTATCGCAGGAAATTGTTGTAGACTCAGCTGGGACTGGAGACTGGCATATTGGCAAAGTCCCACATGAGGGGACTCGGCATATTCTTGATCAAAAAGGAATCGGATATAAAGATATGACGGCCCGTCTGGTAATCAGTGACGACTTTCAAAAGTTTGATTATATTGTCTGCATGGACAGATCAAATGCGGATAATGTACGCAAGATCCCCGGCGGAGAGCAGGCCAAGCTGTTGTTCTTCATGGATCTGCTGCCAGAGGAAGAACTGCGGGAAGTACCGGACCCTTATTTCACAGGAAATTTCGAGCAAGTATACGATTTGATTAATGCTGGCTGTGACGTATTTTTGGAGAAAATAATCAGAGAGAACTTGAAAGCGTGATCACTGGGAATAACGTACATACTGTTCTTAAGATGTTCACTTTTTCCTTCTATCAATGAGTCTTTAAGTGTTTAAGAAATAGAGTAGTGATTCCGGAAGCTCATTTTGCCAGAATCCCCAGAGATGGCGTCCGTCCTTTTCCCGGTAGGAAACAGTCGCTCCGCGTGACTCAAGCAAAGCTTTAGTTTCGCGGTTCATTTCAACAAAATTGTAGATACCGGTATCGGTCTTGTAATCCGTTTCCTGTAATCCAACTACCATGTTGATGTTAAGCCAAGAGAGATCCTCTTCCTGAGCTAGCATTTCACGGGATTCAGGATAAAACGCACCGGAAAGGCTTAGGATACGATTGAAAATGGACGGATAAGCCAAGGCGAGGTGAAGCGAAACACTGCCTCCGAGCGAATCTCCGGCAAGGATGCGTTCAGCAGGGGTGCGGCGCACTGGATAATTGTGTTCAATGTAGGGAATAATCTCTTCGCCGAAGCAAGAGAGGTACTGCTTGAACCTGCTGCCAAAAGGAGCATATTCTTGCGTTCTAACTGCAACATCCACTTCAACACCTACAATAATAAAGGGTTCTACGTTTTCTTCGAGAATCAGGCGTCCTGCGAGTGTAGCAATACGGCCGAAGTTGAAGAACTCCTCACCGTCCTGGCAATAGACAACAGGATAACTAAGAACTTCGTTATAGCCAGGTGGAAGGTAAATACGCAGTTTTCGGTCCTCCTGGAGGTATTCGCTCCAGATGGTTTGCTTAACAATTGTACGTTTCAGAAAAACAGGTTCGCTCATAGTTGTTTCCTCAGCTTTCTTGTCGATTTTTGCAATAGTTCTAGCATTACGTTAAATTTATTCCAGCGCCAAGTGTGTCATATGTCATTTACTCGTCAAGAAAAATGTATTCTGTTATACAACATTCGCTCGTCTGTTATACATACAAAATATATGGAAACATAAATTTTATACGTATTCCTTTGACGAAATGGACAAAACAGGTGTATAATAATATTATAACAGAGGCAGCTGATATTCAAATATTTTTATTGAGGTGAAGATAATGAGCAAAGTTCCTTATGAAGTGTATACAGAGGATGTGGAGGCTCTTTCGGTGCTTTCCCCGGAAGGTGAAATTATCAATAAAGATAAAATGCCTGCACTTACTGACGATCAATTGAAAGAAATTATGTTCAGAATGGTGTTTACCCGTACTTGGGATGATCGCGCAGTTAATCTTGGTCGTCAAGGCCGTCTGGGTTTCTATGCACCGGTATCCGGTCAGGAAGCGACGATGGTTGGTAGTGAATTCGCCTTGGAGAAAGAAGATTTCGTATGCCCGGGTTACCGCGACATTCCGCAGCTCGTCTGGCACGGACTTCCATTATACCAGGCTTTCTTGTATTCTCGTGGCCACCAGCACGGTGGAGAAATTCCTGAAGGTGTAAATGTGCTGATGCCTCAGATTATCATTGGTGCGCAGATTTTGCACGCTACAGGGATCGCAATGGGCTACAAGCTGAAGAAACAGAAGAGCGTTGCAATTGCCTATACAGGTGATGGCGGTTCTTCCGAAGGCGATTTCTATGAAGGTATGAACTTTGCAGGACGCTTTAAACTGCCAGTTATCTTCTTTGTACAAAATAATGGTTATGCAATTACGACTCCGTTCGCCAAACAAACGGCTTCCAAATCGATCGCTCACAAAGCTATTGCAGCAGGTATTCCCGGCGTCAAAGTTGATGGTATGGATATCTTTGCAGTTATCAGTGCAGTACAAGACGCTGCTGTACGTGCTCGTAATGGCGAAGGCGCAACACTGATTGAAGCTGTGACTTACCGTTTCCGTCCACATTCCCTTTCTGACGATGCCAGTAAATATCGTTCTAAAGAAGAAGAAGGACAATGGAATGAGAAAGACCCAATCGCCCGTCTTGCCAAGTATTTGGAGAAGAAAGGCCTCTGGACCGATGAAGATACAGCACGTGTGAGAGAAGAAGCGAAAGCAACTGTGAATGAGCAGATTAAAAAAGCAGAGCAAACACCGAAAATGACCATTTCCGGTCTGATTGATACAATGTATGAAACAACTCCACAGTATCTGGAAGAGCAAAAAGCCGATTTTGAATAAGGGGGATAACAGGCAATGGCACAAATGAATATGAAAGAAGCGATCCGCGACGCAATGCGCGTTGAACTGAATCGTGACCCTAACGTTCTTATCTTCGGAGAGGATGTAGGTAATGTAGGTGGCGTATTCCGTGTAACGGAAGGGCTGCAGAAGGAGTTTGGCGAAGATCGTGTATTCGATACTCCGCTGGCTGAATCCGCAATCGGCGGTTTAGCAGTGGGTCTAGGCATACAAGGTTTCCGTCCGATTGCTGAGATTCAGTTCGTTGGTTTCATCTTTGAAGCGCTTGATCAGATCGTCATTCAGGCTGCGCGCTTGCGCTGGCGTTCAGGCGGTAAATATAATGCACCAATCGTATTCCGCACACCTTTTGGCGGCGGGGTTAAGGCAGCTGAGCTGCACACTGATTCCCTGGAAGGTCTGATCGCTCAAAGTCCAGGTATCAAAGTAGTCATTCCATCCAATCCTTATGATGCAAAAGGTCTGTTGATCGCGGCTATCCGTGACAATGACCCTGTATTCTTCATGGAGCATTTGAACTTGTATCATGCATTCCGTGCTGAAGTGCCAGAAGGCGAATATACCATTGAGCTTGGAAAAGCGAACATTGTTCGTGAAGGCACGGACGTCACCATTGTTACCTACGGCCTGATGGTACATACATCCACTAAAGCGGCCGAGCAGCTTGAAAAAGAAGGCATCAGTGTTGAGATCATCGATCTGCGCACGGTTAGTCCTATCGATATCGATACGATCATGACTTCTGTGAAGAAAACCAATCGTGTCATTGTTGTACAGGAAGCACAGAAGAGTGCAGGCGTAGCTGCTGAAGTTATCGCACAAATCAATGAAAAAGGCATACTCCATTTGGAAGCTCCAGTCCTTCGTATTGCAGGTCCTGATACTGTGTATCCGTTCGCGCAAATTGAAGATACCTGGCTCCCTAACCCTGCACGTATTATTGCAGGCGTGAAGAAAGTTATGGAATTTTAAATAATCTATCAGCATGAAGTGAATGCTTACAAAATTTTGGGAGGTTTTCGAGTTGGCAAAATTTGAGTACCGGTTCCCTGAACTAGGTGAAGGCCTGCATGAAGGCGAAATCATCAAAATGCATATCAAGGCCGGAGATAAAGTAACTGACGATGATATTGTTATGGAAGTTCAGAATGATAAAGCAGTAGTAGAAGTACCTTCTCCGGTAAACGGCACGGTGCTAGAAGTATTGACTAAGGATGGACAGGTTTGCCGTGTTGGCGACGTTGTGGCGATTATTGATGCTGAGGGCGATGTTCCTGAACAGGAAGCTCCGGCTGGAGACCACGGTTCCCAAGAGGCGGATGCCGCAAAAGGAAGCGCAGATACAACTTCTTCCCCTGCAGCAACTAGTCCAGCAGACGCTAAAGAAGGCGGAGCGGCAGTTTCAGCCGTACCAGCTCCTGACCGTGATGTTCTGGCAACACCAAGTGTCCGTAAATTTGCCCGCGATCAAAGTGTAGACATTTCGAAAGTGAATGGCAGCGGAAAAAATGGCAAAATCACTCACGAAGATGTTGAAGCCTTCTTGAGCGGTGGTTCGGCACCTGCAGCAGCAGTTACAGCAACTGAAGAAGCAGCTCCAAAAACAGAAACAAAAGCAGCAGCACCTGCACCAGCCGCTGGCAATGTTAGTCTTGAAGAAGAACGTGTGCCGTTCAAGGGCATTCGCAAAGCGATCGCTAATGCTATGGTTAAATCGGCTTACACTGCTCCACATGTTACCATCATGGATGAAGTAGACGTAACTGAACTGGTTGCCTTCCGTACCCGTATGAAGCCAGTTGCTGAGAAAAAAGGCGTTAAGGTAACCTACCTTCCGTTTATTGTCAAAGCACTCGTAGCAGCTTCCCGTCAATTCCCTGCACTTAATGCAATGATTGATGAAGAATCCAATGAAATTGTTTATAAGAAATATTACAACATCGGTATCGCTACCGATACAGATAACGGCTTGATCGTTCCAGTTATCAAGGATGCTGATCGTAAGAGCATCTGGATGATCGCCAGCAGTATCAGCGACCTGGCTTTGCGTGGACGTGATGGTAAGCTTGCATCGCATGAAATGAAAGGCAGCACGATCTCGATCAGCAACATCGGCTCTGCCGGCGGCATGTTCTTTACTCCAATCATTAATTTCCCAGAAGTGGCTATCCTCGGAACTGGCCGCATCACAGAGAAACCAGTTGTAAAGAATGGCGAAATCGTAGCGGCTCCTGTAATGGCCTTGTCCCTGAGCTTTGATCACCGAATTATTGATGGCGCAACAGCACAGAACTTCATGAATTACATCAAAATGCTGCTTGCTAATCCTGATATGCTAGTTATGGAGGTGTAACATATGGTAGTTGGAGATGCTTCACTCGATATTGATACTTTGATTATTGGTGCAGGTCCTGGTGGGTATGTGGCAGCTATTCGTGCCGCACAGCTCGGCCAGAAAGTTATAATCGTGGATAAATCGGAAGTGGGCGGCGTGTGCTTGAACCGCGGCTGTATTCCTTCCAAAGCGCTGATCTCTGCAGCACATCAATACGAATCTGCGCAGCATGGTGCAGTTTTCGGTGTTACGGCTGAGAACGTTAAGGTGGATTTCGCCAAAACTCAAGAGTTCAAGAATGGCGTTGTCAAAAGAATGACCAGCGGTGTATCTAGTCTCTTAAAAGGCAACAAAATTGAAGTGTTTAACGGTGAGTGCATGTTCATCAGCGACACGGAAGCACGTGTATTCAATGAACATGAATCTCCACGTTACCGTTTCAAGAACTGTATCATTGCGACCGGATCACGTCCGATCGAACTTAAGCCTTTCCCATTCGGTGGCCGTATTCTTTCCTCGACCGAAGCACTTGAACTTCCAGAAATTCCGAAGAGCATGATCGTTATCGGCGGTGGATACATCGGTGCTGAACTTGGCCAAATGTACTCTAAATTCGGCACTAAAGTAACGATTATTGAAGGTCTGGATACTGTTCTGCCAGGCTTCGATAAGGATATGACTCGTCTTGTTGCCAAGAACATGGCCAAGACTGGCATCGAAATCGTTACGAATGCCAAAGCTGAAAGTGCTGTACAGAATGACAAGGAAGTAACCGTGAAATACTCCGTTGGCGGCGAAGCCAAAGAAGTTACTGCGGAATACCTGCTCGTTACAGTCGGCCGTCGTCCGAACACGGATGGCGAACTAGGTCTAGATCTAATCGGTCTGGAACTTGACGAACGCGGATTGATTAAGGTTGACCATCAGGGTCGTACTAGCATTCCACATATCTATGCTATCGGGGACATTGTTCCTGGTCTGGCACTGGCTCATAAAGCTTCTTACGAAGGTAAAATCGCTGCTGAAGCGATCTCCGGACACAAATCTGTGGTTGACTACAAAGTCATCCCGGCTGTCGTGTTCACTGATCCTGAATGCTCTAGCGTAGGCTTGACTGAGAAGGAAGCGAAGGACAAAGGCTTTAAAGTGAAGAGTGGCAAGTTCCCGTTCGCTGGTAACGGCCGCGCAGTTTCTTTAAACGCTCCTGACGGCTTTATCAGACTTGTAGCTAACGAAGAGAACAATCTGGTTCTCGGCGCACAAATCGTGGGTATTGAAGCTTCCAACCTGATTGCTGAACTGGGTCTGGCGATTGAAATGGGCGCAACGCTTGAAGATATTGCTTTGACTATCCATGCCCATCCAACCCTTGGCGAAATTGTCATGGAAGCGGCTGAACTGGTAGAAGGCCATCCAATTCACGTAATGAAATAAATGCTTTTATAAGCTGTAGGAGGTTGTCCCAATGCCAGTAATGGCTAGGGGCAGCCTTTTTTGGTGACTTACTGAGAGTTGATTCCTAATATTGTGGTTGATATACTGTAAAGCAAGTTGTGTTGTAGAGATATATGGAACTTACATTCATATACTGGGAGCGATATGTTAGAAATATTGAAACATTCTATATCAGATGATGAAAGAATAAATGAATATGAGAAAAAGGATGTACATGATGCGAGCTGATAAATTACGGTTAGGTGATGAAATACGAATTATTTCGCCATCTAGAAGCTTAGCTTTAATATCGACCGAGCAAAGAGAACAGGCTAAAAGGCAACTTGAGAGCATTGGTTTTAGAATCTCATTTTCAAAAAATTCATTGGAAACTGATGAGTTTGCCTCTTCAACGATCGAATCGCGAATTGAGGATCTGCACGATGCTTTTTTGGACCCAAACGTCAAGGGCATATTAACTACCCTCGGCGGCTTTAATTGTAATCAGTTATTGAGGTACATAGATTATTCAATCATAGAATCTAACCCCAAAAGACTATGCGGATATTCTGATATTACAGCATTAAGTAATGCCATTTTTGCTAAAACTGGTCTTATCACCTATTCTGGCCCACATTTTTCTACTTTCGCAATGCTCCATGGTAATGAGTATACTGTTGAATATTTCCAGAAAATAATGCTAAGCAATGAAGAGATTATCCTTAAGGCTTCAGATCAATGGAGTGATTATGATTGGCATTTAGACCAGGAGAACCGTATATTCTCGAAGAATGAGGGGCCATACATCATTAATGCTGGACACGCGCAGGGAATTCTGATTGGTGGCAATCTATGTACATTAAATCTGCTGCAAGGAACTGAGTTTATGCCTAGCTTATTGAATTCAATACTTTTTCTAGAGGATGATTACGAGTCACTTCCCGCCACTTTTGACAGAGACTTGCAATCGCTTATTCATCTGCCTGAATTTGGAAATGTTAAAGGAATTGTGATTGGCAGATTTCAAAAAGCATCGCAAATGACCGAGAATTTATTGAGAAAAATAATAAAATCAAAAAGAGAATTACTACGAATTCCTATCATTGCGGATGTGGATTTTGGGCATACCTCACCACAGATAACCTTTCCAATTGGAGGGCGAGTATCTA comes from Paenibacillus sp. 19GGS1-52 and encodes:
- a CDS encoding S66 peptidase family protein, whose product is MRADKLRLGDEIRIISPSRSLALISTEQREQAKRQLESIGFRISFSKNSLETDEFASSTIESRIEDLHDAFLDPNVKGILTTLGGFNCNQLLRYIDYSIIESNPKRLCGYSDITALSNAIFAKTGLITYSGPHFSTFAMLHGNEYTVEYFQKIMLSNEEIILKASDQWSDYDWHLDQENRIFSKNEGPYIINAGHAQGILIGGNLCTLNLLQGTEFMPSLLNSILFLEDDYESLPATFDRDLQSLIHLPEFGNVKGIVIGRFQKASQMTENLLRKIIKSKRELLRIPIIADVDFGHTSPQITFPIGGRVSINANEKGIELLIAE
- a CDS encoding dihydrolipoamide acetyltransferase family protein; its protein translation is MAKFEYRFPELGEGLHEGEIIKMHIKAGDKVTDDDIVMEVQNDKAVVEVPSPVNGTVLEVLTKDGQVCRVGDVVAIIDAEGDVPEQEAPAGDHGSQEADAAKGSADTTSSPAATSPADAKEGGAAVSAVPAPDRDVLATPSVRKFARDQSVDISKVNGSGKNGKITHEDVEAFLSGGSAPAAAVTATEEAAPKTETKAAAPAPAAGNVSLEEERVPFKGIRKAIANAMVKSAYTAPHVTIMDEVDVTELVAFRTRMKPVAEKKGVKVTYLPFIVKALVAASRQFPALNAMIDEESNEIVYKKYYNIGIATDTDNGLIVPVIKDADRKSIWMIASSISDLALRGRDGKLASHEMKGSTISISNIGSAGGMFFTPIINFPEVAILGTGRITEKPVVKNGEIVAAPVMALSLSFDHRIIDGATAQNFMNYIKMLLANPDMLVMEV
- the lpdA gene encoding dihydrolipoyl dehydrogenase, whose amino-acid sequence is MVVGDASLDIDTLIIGAGPGGYVAAIRAAQLGQKVIIVDKSEVGGVCLNRGCIPSKALISAAHQYESAQHGAVFGVTAENVKVDFAKTQEFKNGVVKRMTSGVSSLLKGNKIEVFNGECMFISDTEARVFNEHESPRYRFKNCIIATGSRPIELKPFPFGGRILSSTEALELPEIPKSMIVIGGGYIGAELGQMYSKFGTKVTIIEGLDTVLPGFDKDMTRLVAKNMAKTGIEIVTNAKAESAVQNDKEVTVKYSVGGEAKEVTAEYLLVTVGRRPNTDGELGLDLIGLELDERGLIKVDHQGRTSIPHIYAIGDIVPGLALAHKASYEGKIAAEAISGHKSVVDYKVIPAVVFTDPECSSVGLTEKEAKDKGFKVKSGKFPFAGNGRAVSLNAPDGFIRLVANEENNLVLGAQIVGIEASNLIAELGLAIEMGATLEDIALTIHAHPTLGEIVMEAAELVEGHPIHVMK